In one window of Enterobacteriaceae endosymbiont of Plateumaris pusilla DNA:
- the leuS gene encoding leucine--tRNA ligase, protein MKKEYLPKEIELYVQKEWEINKTFQVTEDKNKKKFYCLSMLPYPSGKLHMGHVRNYTIGDVIARYQRMLGKNVLHPIGWDAFGLPAEIAAINNNVRPDIWTKNNIYYMRKQLKLLGFSFDWNREITTCHSDYYRWEQWFFLKLYNHGLVYKKISSVNWCPNDQTVLANEQVHNNCCWRCNSIVIKKSISQWFLKITNYAEELLNSLKKLNGWPKKVKTMQINWIGKIEGLEVNFYIFNNNYKIKVFIENIDFYTDICFIKILFNHPICIKLSYLNSKINNFIKSSNLLLEMNSVKELCINSELFAVDTITKKKIPIFIVNKIYNDYDIQVSIGLPTHNKEDYIFTQKYNIPIILDQNINFLINKNNIQLFINNLIKKGIAKKKKYYRLKDWSISRQRLWGTPIPVIILNNKKIIPLTEKDLPISFPSKIFSQNIEDNYSTKINNNLDWFKYNFNGLKGIRETDTFDTFIESSWYYARYTCPKYNKSMINKSSAKYWLPVDQYIGGIEHATMHLMYFRFFHKLMRDFNLLDTDEPVKNLLCQGMVLADSFYYIDKNNKYHWISPENVIIKKRDKNNNIIDVEDNTGIKLIYNGMIKMSKSKNNGVDPENIIKKYGADVLRLFIMFAAPPHLSLEWKESGIKGMLRFLKKIWKFIYQHNKSNYYIKNINKEKIYLQMNIKQTLLQEYINKIIIKVSDDIERRQVFNTAIASIMLLTNKVIKYKISDIKDYVIIHDALIVIIKMLYPFTPHFCFVLWKYMGNKNNIDYEKWPVIINTQLNIKKLLNIIVQLNGKKKYIIKIPYIYQNSKNNIKKYIFNNDKISKLILNYNIIKTIYIPNKIFNIVTE, encoded by the coding sequence ATGAAAAAAGAATATTTACCTAAAGAAATAGAATTATATGTACAAAAAGAATGGGAAATAAATAAAACATTTCAAGTTACTGAAGATAAAAATAAAAAAAAATTTTATTGTCTTTCTATGTTACCTTATCCTTCAGGAAAATTACATATGGGACATGTACGTAATTATACAATTGGAGATGTAATTGCGAGATATCAACGTATGTTAGGTAAAAATGTTTTACATCCTATTGGTTGGGATGCTTTTGGATTACCTGCTGAAATAGCAGCAATAAATAATAATGTAAGACCAGATATATGGACTAAAAATAATATTTATTATATGAGAAAACAATTAAAATTATTAGGTTTTAGTTTTGATTGGAATAGAGAAATAACTACTTGTCATTCTGATTATTATCGTTGGGAACAATGGTTTTTCTTAAAATTATATAATCATGGATTAGTTTATAAAAAGATTTCATCTGTAAATTGGTGTCCAAATGATCAAACTGTACTAGCAAATGAACAAGTTCATAATAATTGTTGTTGGAGATGTAATAGTATTGTGATAAAAAAATCTATTTCTCAATGGTTTCTTAAAATAACTAATTATGCTGAAGAATTATTAAATTCATTAAAAAAATTAAATGGTTGGCCTAAAAAAGTTAAAACTATGCAAATTAATTGGATAGGTAAAATAGAAGGTTTAGAAGTAAATTTTTATATTTTTAATAATAATTATAAAATAAAAGTTTTTATAGAAAATATTGATTTTTATACTGATATTTGTTTTATAAAAATATTATTTAATCATCCTATATGTATAAAACTTTCCTATTTAAATAGTAAAATTAATAATTTTATAAAATCATCTAATTTATTATTAGAAATGAATTCTGTTAAAGAATTATGTATTAATAGTGAATTATTTGCTGTTGATACAATAACAAAAAAAAAAATTCCTATCTTTATAGTTAATAAAATTTATAATGATTATGACATTCAAGTAAGTATTGGACTTCCTACACATAATAAAGAAGATTATATATTTACCCAAAAATATAATATACCTATTATATTAGATCAAAATATAAATTTTTTAATTAATAAAAATAATATTCAATTATTTATTAATAATTTAATTAAAAAAGGTATAGCAAAAAAAAAAAAATATTATCGTTTAAAAGATTGGAGTATTTCAAGACAACGTTTGTGGGGTACACCTATACCAGTAATTATATTAAATAATAAAAAAATTATTCCTTTAACAGAAAAAGACTTACCAATATCATTTCCTAGTAAAATATTTAGTCAAAATATAGAAGATAATTATAGTACTAAAATTAATAATAATTTAGATTGGTTTAAATATAATTTTAATGGTTTAAAGGGTATTAGAGAAACTGATACTTTTGATACTTTTATAGAATCTTCTTGGTATTATGCAAGATATACCTGTCCTAAATACAATAAATCAATGATAAATAAATCTTCTGCAAAATATTGGTTACCTGTTGATCAATATATAGGTGGTATAGAACATGCTACTATGCATTTAATGTATTTTAGATTTTTTCATAAATTAATGAGAGATTTTAACTTATTAGATACTGATGAACCAGTAAAAAATTTATTATGTCAAGGTATGGTTTTAGCTGATTCATTTTATTATATAGATAAAAATAATAAATATCATTGGATATCACCTGAAAATGTTATTATAAAAAAAAGAGATAAAAATAATAATATTATTGATGTTGAAGATAATACAGGTATAAAATTAATATATAATGGCATGATAAAAATGTCTAAATCAAAAAATAATGGAGTAGACCCAGAAAATATAATAAAAAAATATGGTGCTGATGTTTTACGACTTTTTATAATGTTTGCTGCTCCTCCTCATTTATCTTTAGAATGGAAAGAATCTGGAATTAAAGGAATGTTAAGATTTTTAAAAAAAATATGGAAATTTATTTATCAACATAATAAATCTAATTATTATATTAAAAATATTAATAAAGAAAAAATATATTTACAAATGAATATAAAACAAACATTATTACAAGAATATATAAATAAAATAATAATTAAAGTATCAGATGATATTGAAAGAAGACAAGTTTTTAATACAGCAATCGCATCAATAATGTTATTAACAAATAAAGTAATTAAATATAAAATTTCTGATATAAAAGATTATGTTATTATTCATGATGCATTAATAGTTATTATTAAAATGTTATATCCATTTACACCACATTTTTGTTTTGTATTATGGAAATATATGGGTAATAAAAATAACATTGATTATGAAAAATGGCCTGTAATTATTAATACTCAACTAAATATAAAAAAATTGTTAAATATTATTGTACAACTTAATGGGAAAAAAAAATATATTATAAAAATCCCATATATTTATCAAAATTCTAAAAATAATATTAAAAAATATATATTTAATAATGATAAAATATCAAAATTAATATTAAATTATAATATAATTAAAACTATATATATACCAAATAAAATTTTTAATATAGTTACTGAATAA
- the mrdA gene encoding penicillin-binding protein 2 encodes MNLDLKNFQKNSKASQIFFKRIIISLIIIIILLFILLFNLYNLQINNFNYYQKKSKKNYIKLFPLEPTRGLIYDRNGIILAMNKIYYKLSIIPSSNIKNTIKQIIELQSIIYLSNNDINLFIKKFEKNNLRPITLKLHLSDIETSKFFFNKYKFPNIFLKTYQKRFYPYGKLCAHIIGYVSKINNEDLQDLIKKHKKNNYINTKNIGKVGIEKYYEDILHGVTGYKKMEVDNAGHIIRQISQKLPYSGGDIILTIDIKLQKYITSLIPNNIRSAIVVSYPKNGSILAMVSTPSFNPNLFINGITKKDLNILLNNKNKPLINRVIQGIYPPASTVKPYISIAALKLKLIDENTIIFDPGWWKIPKYNTSYKDWKKTGHGYLNIIKSLEESADTFFYQIAFNMGINKLHFWMEKFGYGKLTDIDLFNEKSGNLPTQEWKLNHIQDSWCQGDTISVGIGQSYWNATPIQMLKALMILINNGVVKQPHLLKEIKINNKYYPFKSKHYSSINNIPYKYWYLVKTGMYGVANHSNGTAYKSLSSSKYKIAAKSGTAQVFNLKNKNIHNIHLIKENLRDHKLLIAFAPYENPQIAIVIIIENNNSLLIGNIMRKIFDYIFLHKKDYKIQ; translated from the coding sequence ATGAACTTAGATTTAAAAAATTTTCAAAAAAATTCAAAAGCATCCCAAATTTTTTTTAAAAGAATAATAATATCATTAATAATAATTATTATTCTTTTATTTATTTTATTATTTAATTTATATAATCTACAAATAAATAATTTTAATTATTATCAAAAAAAATCTAAAAAAAATTATATCAAATTATTTCCTTTAGAACCTACAAGAGGATTAATTTATGATAGAAATGGAATAATATTAGCTATGAATAAGATTTATTATAAATTATCTATAATTCCTTCTTCTAATATTAAAAATACTATAAAACAAATAATAGAATTACAATCTATAATTTATCTATCAAATAATGATATAAATTTATTTATAAAAAAATTTGAAAAAAATAATTTACGTCCAATAACTTTAAAATTACATTTAAGTGATATAGAGACATCAAAATTTTTTTTTAATAAATATAAATTTCCAAATATTTTTTTAAAAACTTATCAAAAAAGATTTTATCCTTATGGTAAGTTATGTGCTCATATTATTGGATATGTATCAAAAATTAATAATGAAGATCTACAAGATTTAATAAAAAAACATAAAAAAAATAATTATATTAATACAAAAAATATTGGTAAAGTAGGTATTGAAAAATATTATGAAGATATTTTACATGGAGTTACTGGATATAAAAAAATGGAAGTAGATAATGCAGGTCATATTATACGTCAAATATCTCAAAAACTTCCGTATTCAGGTGGTGATATTATTTTAACTATAGATATTAAATTACAAAAATATATTACATCATTAATACCTAATAATATACGTTCTGCTATTGTTGTTAGTTATCCTAAAAATGGTAGTATTTTAGCTATGGTTTCTACTCCTAGTTTTAATCCAAATTTATTCATAAATGGAATTACTAAAAAAGATTTAAATATTTTATTAAATAATAAAAATAAACCACTAATTAATCGTGTTATTCAAGGAATATATCCTCCAGCATCAACAGTTAAACCATATATATCTATAGCTGCTTTAAAATTAAAATTAATAGATGAAAATACTATTATTTTTGATCCTGGATGGTGGAAGATACCAAAATATAATACATCTTATAAAGATTGGAAAAAAACCGGTCATGGTTATTTAAATATTATTAAGTCATTAGAAGAATCAGCTGATACTTTTTTTTATCAAATAGCTTTTAATATGGGTATTAATAAATTACATTTTTGGATGGAAAAATTTGGTTATGGAAAATTAACAGATATTGATTTATTTAATGAAAAATCAGGTAATTTACCAACACAAGAATGGAAATTAAATCATATACAGGATTCTTGGTGTCAAGGAGATACTATATCAGTAGGTATAGGACAAAGTTATTGGAATGCTACACCAATACAAATGCTTAAAGCATTAATGATATTAATTAATAATGGAGTCGTAAAACAACCTCATCTTTTAAAAGAAATAAAAATAAATAATAAATATTATCCTTTTAAATCTAAACATTATTCTTCAATTAATAATATTCCTTATAAATATTGGTATTTAGTAAAAACTGGAATGTATGGAGTAGCAAATCATAGTAACGGTACTGCTTATAAAAGTTTATCATCTTCAAAATATAAAATAGCTGCTAAATCTGGTACAGCACAAGTTTTTAATTTAAAGAATAAAAACATACATAATATTCATTTAATCAAAGAAAATTTAAGAGATCATAAACTTCTAATAGCTTTTGCTCCTTACGAAAATCCACAAATAGCTATTGTAATTATTATTGAAAATAATAATAGTTTATTAATAGGAAATATTATGAGAAAAATTTTTGATTATATTTTCTTACATAAAAAAGATTATAAAATACAATAA
- the holA gene encoding DNA polymerase III subunit delta: MNQILIKNTNINIYKNIYNCYIIIGNEPLFIKKTIINLRNQVKILNFIEYNSIIIDNKIEWNLIFRKFLEKNFFYKKKIINLIFLNKKIFVKFKEKINYLFKIINIDIILILEIHTNIAITSNFIFKIINIKLFLLVICNKLNNIQLIHWINLKIKKLNILLDDYNCKLLCYLYEDNLTFLYQTIKDISVLYPKKNNINSKIILNITNNFLFIKCYDLIDSILLGEKQHSINIIIKMKHEEINPFLILNKITDNIFILLKLKRNINKNNFYLLLEKFLIPKNKYMILINLLKKITYNQLYLSIKLLLEIEINIKSFLIHDYIKKYFWIDLEKLILLLS; encoded by the coding sequence ATGAATCAAATTTTAATAAAAAATACAAATATTAATATTTATAAAAATATATATAATTGCTATATAATAATTGGTAATGAACCTTTATTTATAAAAAAAACAATTATTAATTTACGTAATCAAGTAAAAATATTAAATTTTATAGAATATAATTCTATAATTATAGATAATAAAATTGAATGGAATTTAATTTTTAGAAAATTTTTAGAAAAAAATTTTTTTTATAAAAAAAAAATAATTAATCTTATTTTTCTTAATAAAAAAATATTTGTTAAATTTAAAGAAAAAATAAATTATCTTTTTAAAATTATTAATATTGATATTATACTTATTTTAGAAATTCATACAAATATTGCTATTACTTCAAATTTTATTTTTAAAATAATTAATATTAAATTATTTTTATTAGTTATATGTAATAAATTAAATAATATACAATTAATTCATTGGATTAATCTTAAAATTAAAAAATTAAATATATTATTAGATGATTATAATTGTAAATTACTATGTTATTTATATGAAGATAATTTAACATTTTTATATCAAACTATTAAAGATATATCTGTATTATATCCTAAAAAAAATAATATTAATTCAAAAATTATTTTAAATATCACAAATAATTTTTTATTTATAAAATGTTATGATTTAATTGATTCTATATTATTAGGAGAAAAACAACATAGTATTAATATAATAATAAAAATGAAACATGAAGAAATAAATCCTTTTTTAATATTAAATAAAATAACAGATAATATTTTTATCCTTTTAAAATTAAAAAGAAATATAAATAAAAATAATTTTTATTTATTATTAGAAAAATTTTTAATACCTAAAAATAAATATATGATTTTAATTAATTTATTAAAAAAAATTACTTATAATCAATTATATCTATCAATTAAATTATTATTAGAAATAGAAATAAATATAAAAAGTTTTTTAATTCATGATTATATAAAAAAATACTTTTGGATAGATTTGGAAAAATTAATTTTATTACTTTCTTAA
- the ybeY gene encoding rRNA maturation RNase YbeY: MIKITLNYNNYCKNYNNLPMKNILYNWLNTIFHSYKKKFVINICVVEKKIIQNLNTKFLNINKVTNVLCFSYEDHFFKKFLLGDIILCKEVIEYEALIYNKKIEEYWAHMIIHSSLHLLKFDHIYDNDKKIMQLEEIKLLNILGYSNPYN; encoded by the coding sequence ATGATAAAAATTACATTAAATTACAATAATTATTGTAAAAATTATAATAATTTACCTATGAAAAATATTTTATATAATTGGTTAAATACTATTTTTCATAGTTATAAAAAAAAATTTGTAATAAATATTTGTGTTGTAGAAAAAAAAATCATACAAAATCTTAATACAAAATTTTTAAATATTAATAAAGTAACTAATGTTTTATGTTTTTCTTATGAAGATCATTTTTTTAAAAAATTTCTTTTAGGAGACATTATATTATGTAAAGAAGTTATTGAATATGAAGCTTTAATATATAATAAAAAAATAGAAGAATATTGGGCTCATATGATTATACATTCAAGTTTACATTTATTAAAATTTGATCATATTTACGATAATGACAAAAAAATTATGCAACTAGAAGAAATTAAATTACTTAATATTCTTGGATATTCTAATCCTTATAATTAA
- the rodA gene encoding rod shape-determining protein RodA, which yields MKNNNLFKKFFISKLHIDLMLFICIILILFMSIIVLWSASGTNDYVLKNRLIQIIFGLILMIIIAQIPPKFFEQWAFILYFICIFLLIIVYLTGHSSKGAQRWLDLGFIKFQPSEIMKIAIPLVISKIVSKSIYPMPIKTYLKAIIFIIIPTILIINEPDLGTAVLIDISGLFILFLSGISWKIIFNSLLVIILIMPILWLFFIHDYQKERIFMLFHPEHDPLKAGYHIIQSKIAIGSGGLFGKGWLNGTQNQLKFLPERSTDFIFSVLAEEFGFTGILLLMILYMLLILRGIFLALKTEYFFGKIMISGIIIVLFFYIFINIGMVSGLLPVVGIPLPLFSYGGSSLIVILTSFGIIMSIHTHKKKHT from the coding sequence ATGAAAAATAATAATTTATTTAAAAAATTTTTTATTTCAAAATTACATATAGATCTAATGTTATTTATATGTATCATATTAATACTATTTATGAGTATTATAGTTCTATGGAGTGCTTCTGGAACAAATGATTATGTATTAAAAAATAGATTAATCCAAATAATATTTGGATTAATTTTAATGATAATAATTGCACAAATTCCCCCAAAATTTTTTGAACAATGGGCGTTTATATTATATTTTATTTGTATTTTTTTATTAATAATTGTTTATTTAACTGGACATAGTAGTAAAGGAGCACAAAGATGGTTAGATTTAGGATTCATAAAATTTCAACCATCGGAAATAATGAAAATAGCAATTCCTTTAGTTATATCTAAAATAGTAAGTAAAAGTATTTATCCTATGCCAATTAAAACATATTTAAAAGCAATTATTTTTATTATTATTCCTACAATTCTTATAATTAATGAACCTGATTTAGGCACTGCTGTTTTAATCGATATTTCTGGATTATTTATTTTATTTTTATCAGGAATATCATGGAAAATAATTTTTAATAGTTTATTAGTAATAATACTAATTATGCCCATATTATGGTTATTTTTTATTCATGATTATCAAAAAGAAAGAATTTTTATGTTATTTCATCCAGAACATGATCCTTTAAAAGCAGGATATCATATTATTCAATCTAAAATAGCTATCGGATCAGGAGGATTATTTGGAAAAGGATGGTTAAATGGAACTCAAAATCAATTAAAATTTTTACCTGAAAGATCTACAGATTTTATATTTTCTGTTTTGGCAGAAGAATTTGGATTTACAGGAATATTATTATTAATGATTTTATATATGTTATTAATATTACGAGGAATATTTTTAGCTTTAAAAACAGAATATTTTTTTGGAAAAATTATGATTAGCGGTATAATAATAGTATTATTTTTTTATATTTTTATTAATATTGGTATGGTTAGTGGTTTATTACCCGTTGTAGGTATACCTTTACCTTTATTTAGTTATGGAGGATCATCTCTTATAGTAATTTTAACTAGTTTTGGTATTATAATGTCTATTCATACTCATAAAAAAAAACATACTTAA